One stretch of Amycolatopsis tolypomycina DNA includes these proteins:
- a CDS encoding radical SAM protein, which yields MSLGYEAAIGSLHTIDPAWPRPAVLDVLEAPENRHLLDFVQEDPFGAHVFPGNVPGTPAEFLADLDAQLASSGPIHLWSYIPTCAYRCRFCQYPVVLVKGKMEKAADWVDLNIAEAQLWLDAVPNLRGAEVGEFNVFGGTPSLLPEPEIRRLLEFYRANFGFTPDTTIRFEGDPSTFTPAKLELLRELGCTKLSSGVQSFDDHVLRLCGREHTAQMCVDFVRNARSLGFEWVSIDLMYGLLDQSLDSVRRDLDVVLENEVTAVVCTKLHLASYSDTRTGVTGEKPAAWQLPSYRDKLVRDGHRWPTLGEQYQMRELLTDGLRAAGYTEHPTMYFARDGLGPEKWKSIMVDQDKQEAEVAIGLGGSSSCRASEAITDVNSRRYTETVLSGGIPLGSATRFTPEAQEARAVKMALTTLQPLRDSLHRERFPGRSLFAEPWLGKFRSLASRGLVRLGPDVVELTPAGEVLVEAIITTEL from the coding sequence ATGAGCCTGGGCTACGAAGCGGCGATCGGCTCGCTGCACACGATCGACCCGGCGTGGCCGCGGCCGGCCGTGCTCGACGTCCTCGAAGCACCCGAGAACCGGCACCTGCTGGACTTCGTGCAGGAGGACCCGTTCGGCGCGCACGTGTTCCCCGGCAACGTCCCCGGCACGCCGGCGGAGTTCCTGGCCGACCTGGACGCGCAGCTCGCGTCCAGCGGCCCGATCCACCTGTGGTCCTACATCCCGACCTGCGCCTACCGCTGCCGGTTCTGCCAGTACCCGGTCGTGCTGGTCAAAGGGAAGATGGAGAAGGCGGCGGACTGGGTCGACCTCAACATCGCCGAAGCACAGCTGTGGCTCGACGCCGTGCCGAACCTGCGCGGCGCCGAGGTGGGGGAGTTCAACGTCTTCGGCGGCACGCCGTCGCTGCTGCCGGAGCCCGAGATCCGCCGCCTGCTGGAGTTCTACCGGGCGAACTTCGGGTTCACCCCGGACACGACGATCCGGTTCGAGGGCGACCCCAGCACGTTCACCCCGGCCAAGCTCGAGCTGCTGCGGGAACTGGGCTGCACCAAGCTGTCCAGCGGCGTCCAGTCGTTCGACGACCACGTCCTGCGGCTGTGCGGCCGTGAGCACACCGCGCAGATGTGCGTCGACTTCGTTCGCAACGCTCGTTCGCTGGGCTTCGAGTGGGTCAGCATCGACCTCATGTACGGCCTGCTGGACCAGAGCCTCGACAGCGTTCGCCGCGACCTCGACGTCGTGCTGGAGAACGAAGTCACGGCGGTGGTGTGCACGAAGCTGCACCTGGCGTCCTACAGCGACACCCGCACCGGCGTCACCGGCGAAAAACCGGCGGCCTGGCAGCTGCCGTCCTACCGGGACAAGCTGGTGCGCGACGGCCACCGCTGGCCCACGCTCGGCGAGCAGTACCAGATGCGGGAGCTGCTCACCGACGGCCTGCGCGCGGCCGGGTACACCGAGCACCCGACGATGTACTTCGCCCGCGACGGCCTCGGGCCGGAGAAGTGGAAGTCCATCATGGTCGACCAGGACAAGCAGGAGGCCGAGGTGGCGATCGGGCTCGGCGGGAGCTCGAGCTGCCGGGCGTCCGAGGCGATCACCGACGTCAACTCCCGCCGCTACACCGAAACCGTGCTGTCCGGCGGGATCCCGCTGGGCTCGGCGACGCGGTTCACGCCCGAGGCGCAGGAGGCGCGCGCGGTCAAGATGGCGCTGACGACGTTGCAGCCGCTGCGGGACTCCCTGCACCGCGAGCGCTTTCCGGGACGCTCGCTGTTCGCGGAACCGTGGCTGGGCAAATTCCGTTCGCTGGCTTCGCGAGGCCTCGTCCGGCTCGGCCCGGACGTCGTCGAGCTGACCCCGGCCGGGGAAGTGCTCGTGGAGGCGATCATCACGACCGAACTCTGA
- a CDS encoding GH25 family lysozyme: MNRTVASAAVLAVFAAVVLAPPARADYSMAGENYAGTQIARHEGVQGTPRAEAVGQTLGHDVSGHQGPVDWAAAAGAGAKFSYVKATEGTGFVNPQFGQQYDGAHAAGIIRGAYHFARPDISGGAAQAEYFIAHGGGWRADGTTLPGALDVEYNPYGDACYGKSPADMTAWITDFTRTYLAKVKRSALIYTSTTWWKRCTGNTNRFGDTNPLWLARYAPQIGELPAGWAKQSIWQFARGGGLPGDQNYYNGPIGRVQALAKG; this comes from the coding sequence ATGAACCGAACCGTGGCGAGCGCGGCCGTACTGGCGGTGTTCGCGGCCGTGGTGCTGGCGCCGCCTGCCCGAGCCGACTACTCGATGGCGGGCGAGAACTACGCGGGCACGCAGATCGCGCGCCACGAAGGCGTCCAAGGCACACCCCGCGCCGAAGCCGTCGGGCAGACGCTCGGGCACGACGTCAGCGGGCACCAGGGCCCGGTCGACTGGGCCGCCGCGGCCGGCGCCGGGGCGAAGTTCAGCTACGTCAAGGCGACCGAGGGCACCGGGTTCGTCAACCCGCAGTTCGGCCAGCAGTACGACGGCGCCCACGCGGCCGGCATCATCCGCGGCGCCTACCACTTCGCCCGCCCCGACATCTCGGGCGGCGCGGCGCAGGCCGAGTACTTCATCGCCCACGGCGGCGGCTGGCGCGCGGACGGCACCACGCTGCCCGGCGCCCTCGACGTCGAGTACAACCCGTACGGCGACGCCTGCTACGGCAAGAGCCCGGCGGACATGACGGCGTGGATCACCGACTTCACCCGCACCTACCTGGCGAAGGTCAAGCGCAGCGCGCTGATCTACACGAGCACGACGTGGTGGAAACGCTGCACGGGCAACACGAACCGGTTCGGCGACACGAACCCGCTGTGGCTGGCGCGGTACGCCCCGCAGATCGGCGAGCTGCCGGCGGGCTGGGCGAAGCAGAGCATCTGGCAGTTCGCCCGCGGCGGCGGCCTGCCGGGCGACCAGAACTACTACAACGGCCCGATCGGCCGGGTACAGGCGCTGGCGAAGGGCTGA
- a CDS encoding DinB family protein, whose translation MVSEYAGSDQFRGARVHLCDLTGLEIRDCEVSGLKIVDCYGGEVSLGGDFERVVVNDVDVTAYVEAELDRRHPVRVLARNAASPGEYRAAWDAVETLWSATLERARRLPEAALHERVDGEWSFVETHRHLLFAADAWLGNAVLEEAAPYHPLGFPAGGMPPEESAKLGLTVGAKPTLDEVLAPRLARMAAMRRVVDGLTEDALDRVCGRKPADPYPEQEYVVRRCLKVVLKEEAEHHRYAVRDLGVLEAGLLEAGRRQPFASACTRPIGPL comes from the coding sequence ATGGTTTCCGAGTACGCCGGGAGCGACCAGTTCCGCGGCGCCCGTGTCCACCTGTGCGACCTCACGGGTCTCGAGATCCGCGACTGCGAGGTGAGCGGCCTGAAGATCGTCGACTGCTACGGCGGCGAGGTCTCCCTCGGCGGTGACTTCGAGCGCGTCGTGGTCAACGACGTCGACGTGACGGCCTACGTCGAAGCCGAGCTGGATCGACGGCACCCCGTGCGGGTGCTGGCGCGGAATGCGGCTTCTCCCGGGGAGTACCGGGCAGCCTGGGACGCCGTCGAGACGCTGTGGAGCGCGACGCTCGAGCGGGCGAGGCGGCTGCCCGAGGCCGCCCTGCACGAACGGGTCGACGGCGAGTGGTCGTTCGTCGAGACGCACCGGCACCTGCTGTTCGCCGCCGATGCCTGGCTCGGCAACGCCGTGCTCGAGGAGGCAGCGCCGTACCACCCGCTGGGCTTCCCCGCCGGGGGAATGCCGCCGGAGGAGTCGGCGAAGCTCGGCCTCACCGTCGGAGCCAAGCCGACGCTCGACGAGGTGCTCGCGCCGCGGCTCGCCCGGATGGCCGCGATGCGGCGAGTCGTCGACGGTCTCACCGAGGACGCGCTCGACCGGGTGTGCGGCCGCAAGCCGGCCGACCCGTATCCCGAACAGGAGTACGTCGTGCGCCGCTGCCTCAAGGTGGTGCTGAAGGAAGAGGCCGAGCACCACCGGTACGCGGTCCGGGACCTCGGGGTGCTCGAGGCCGGTCTGCTCGAGGCCGGCCGGCGTCAGCCCTTCGCCAGCGCCTGTACCCGGCCGATCGGGCCGTTGTAG
- a CDS encoding GDSL-type esterase/lipase family protein, which produces MRRIALLAVVCVAAAVVGSAPGAVGAGRSWFTSWAQSQDGRAETAVTGQTLRMITHLGQGGDAVRVRFQNTFGTGPLTIGHATAGPSAGGAAVTGARDLSFGGRRAVTIPAGAEIWSDETRLVTRPDSDLAVSMAVEGTAVPGRHGAALRDNYLTPPGSGDHTGDLAGAAFTATVGSTYVVSAVDVHNTALRGVVVPFGSSVVDGIGSPPGANRRWTDDLARRIVAAGTPLAVANAGVSGTTSAPACPGLPPQVAGLDAASRLDRDVLALHGVTAVIYYYGTNDLAYGCGATAILDSYRAVFARLRAAGIPVYVTPITPRPGYGDPANLARHEVALFVKRWNTCGGTCSGVVDFDTVLADPLRPNSILPAYDNGDGIHANAAGQQALADFVSLPMLTRSGPEFHTMR; this is translated from the coding sequence GTGCGCAGGATCGCCTTGCTCGCCGTGGTGTGCGTCGCCGCGGCCGTCGTCGGCTCCGCGCCGGGCGCCGTCGGGGCCGGGCGCTCGTGGTTCACGTCGTGGGCGCAGTCGCAGGACGGCCGCGCCGAAACCGCGGTGACCGGGCAGACGCTGCGGATGATCACCCACCTCGGCCAGGGCGGCGACGCCGTGCGCGTCCGGTTCCAGAACACCTTCGGCACCGGGCCGCTGACCATCGGGCACGCCACCGCCGGGCCGAGCGCGGGCGGCGCCGCCGTCACGGGTGCTCGTGACCTCAGCTTCGGCGGCCGCCGGGCCGTCACGATTCCCGCGGGCGCCGAGATCTGGAGCGACGAGACCAGGCTCGTGACGCGCCCGGACTCCGACCTCGCGGTGAGCATGGCGGTCGAGGGCACCGCCGTGCCCGGCCGCCACGGCGCGGCCCTGCGCGACAACTACCTCACGCCGCCGGGCTCGGGCGACCACACCGGCGATCTCGCGGGCGCCGCCTTCACCGCCACGGTGGGGTCCACCTACGTTGTCAGCGCCGTCGACGTGCACAACACGGCTTTGCGCGGTGTCGTCGTCCCGTTCGGCAGCTCGGTCGTCGACGGCATCGGCAGCCCGCCCGGCGCGAACCGGCGGTGGACCGACGACCTGGCCCGGCGGATCGTCGCCGCGGGCACGCCGCTCGCCGTCGCCAACGCCGGTGTGTCCGGCACGACGAGCGCCCCGGCGTGTCCCGGGCTGCCGCCGCAGGTCGCGGGCCTGGACGCGGCGAGCAGGCTGGACCGGGACGTCCTGGCCCTGCACGGCGTCACGGCCGTCATCTACTACTACGGCACCAACGACCTGGCCTACGGCTGCGGCGCGACGGCGATCCTCGACAGCTACCGCGCGGTGTTCGCGCGGCTGCGGGCGGCCGGGATCCCGGTGTACGTCACGCCGATCACGCCCCGGCCGGGCTACGGCGACCCGGCGAACCTGGCCCGGCACGAGGTCGCGCTGTTCGTCAAGCGCTGGAACACCTGCGGCGGCACGTGTTCCGGTGTGGTGGACTTCGACACGGTGCTGGCCGATCCGCTGCGGCCCAACAGCATCCTCCCGGCCTACGACAACGGCGACGGCATCCACGCCAACGCCGCCGGTCAGCAGGCCCTCGCCGACTTCGTCTCGCTGCCGATGCTCACCCGATCCGGGCCGGAATTCCACACGATGAGGTGA
- a CDS encoding ClpX C4-type zinc finger protein produces MSTAVIARCSFCAKPNTDVEVLVGGPGVFICDGCVRLCVTVIEGKPADAPMIAPWEHDIPLEQVLQNLAPVSAASSQVQENLAAWVGKARALGGTWSQIGEALGMTRQSAWERFA; encoded by the coding sequence ATGAGTACTGCGGTGATCGCCCGGTGTTCCTTCTGCGCCAAGCCGAACACGGACGTGGAGGTGCTGGTCGGCGGCCCCGGCGTGTTCATCTGCGACGGCTGCGTCCGGCTGTGCGTGACGGTGATCGAAGGCAAGCCGGCGGACGCGCCGATGATCGCCCCGTGGGAGCACGACATCCCCCTCGAACAGGTGCTGCAGAACCTCGCCCCGGTGTCGGCGGCGAGCAGCCAGGTGCAGGAGAACCTGGCTGCCTGGGTGGGCAAGGCCCGCGCGCTGGGCGGCACGTGGTCCCAGATCGGCGAGGCGCTCGGCATGACCCGCCAGTCGGCCTGGGAGCGGTTCGCCTAG
- a CDS encoding SAM-dependent methyltransferase produces MSDQEGADWIPPGADLSRPSAARIYDYLLGGAHNLAPDRAVAQQLQAIQPQVASVARRNRAFLRRAVRFLLEQGVRQFLDLGSGIPTVGNVHEVAQAVDPGARVVYVDYEPVAVAHSRMLLKDNPNAAALEADATDVEGVLASAEVTRLLDLRRPVGLLAITLGHYLPEVRGVFAGYRAALVPGSYLALTHLTNDFAVLSDPRVAETMRGTQDHIHPRTRDEVLALFEGFELVEPGLTTSANWRPDRLAAVVDPEEDGLYAGVGAKR; encoded by the coding sequence GTGAGCGACCAGGAAGGAGCGGACTGGATCCCGCCCGGCGCGGACCTGTCCCGGCCCAGCGCCGCGCGCATCTACGACTACCTCCTCGGCGGGGCGCACAACCTCGCGCCCGATCGGGCGGTGGCGCAGCAGCTGCAGGCGATCCAGCCGCAGGTGGCGAGCGTGGCCCGCCGGAACCGGGCGTTCCTGCGGCGGGCCGTGCGGTTCCTGCTCGAGCAGGGCGTCCGGCAGTTCCTCGACCTCGGTTCCGGGATCCCGACCGTCGGCAACGTGCACGAGGTCGCCCAGGCCGTCGATCCGGGCGCCAGGGTGGTGTACGTCGACTACGAGCCGGTGGCCGTGGCGCACAGCCGCATGCTGCTCAAGGACAACCCGAACGCGGCGGCCCTGGAAGCCGACGCCACCGACGTCGAAGGCGTCCTGGCGTCCGCGGAGGTGACGCGCCTGCTGGACCTGCGCCGGCCGGTCGGGCTGCTCGCGATCACCCTCGGGCACTACCTGCCGGAGGTCCGCGGGGTGTTCGCCGGCTACCGGGCCGCGCTCGTGCCCGGCAGTTACCTCGCGCTGACCCACTTGACCAACGACTTCGCCGTGTTGAGCGATCCGCGCGTGGCCGAGACGATGCGCGGCACGCAGGACCACATCCACCCGCGCACCCGCGACGAAGTGCTGGCGTTGTTCGAGGGGTTCGAGCTGGTCGAGCCGGGGCTGACGACGTCGGCCAACTGGCGGCCGGACCGGCTGGCCGCGGTCGTCGATCCCGAAGAGGACGGTCTCTACGCCGGGGTGGGCGCCAAGCGCTAG
- a CDS encoding helix-turn-helix transcriptional regulator produces the protein MIRVLLVLSCPGRIGRQLAGEADIEVRHRTPETWGDVVTALDEFAPSVVVLDRDVLGTGDVTAVTGAARPPAVVLLAGAYHPGDVVLAAKAGVRGYVVDSGGSPWVAVVRAVAAGGGWLAPVAVGELLDEVRTREPHRLREPPRIPLTERELSVVRLVAQGCSNLEVAAELGLSQSTVKTHVSRMLARLDLRSRTQLAAFARDLGIV, from the coding sequence GTGATCCGTGTCCTGCTGGTCCTGTCCTGCCCGGGCCGCATCGGCCGTCAGCTCGCCGGGGAGGCGGACATCGAGGTGCGGCACCGGACGCCGGAGACCTGGGGTGACGTCGTCACCGCGCTCGACGAGTTCGCACCGTCGGTGGTGGTCCTCGACCGGGACGTGCTCGGCACCGGGGACGTCACAGCCGTCACCGGCGCCGCCCGCCCGCCCGCCGTCGTGCTGCTGGCCGGTGCCTACCACCCCGGTGACGTGGTGCTCGCGGCGAAGGCGGGGGTGCGCGGCTATGTCGTGGACAGCGGCGGCTCCCCGTGGGTGGCGGTGGTCCGCGCGGTCGCGGCCGGCGGCGGCTGGCTGGCCCCGGTCGCGGTCGGCGAGCTGCTCGACGAAGTCCGCACCCGGGAACCGCACCGGCTGCGGGAGCCGCCGCGGATCCCGCTGACCGAGCGGGAACTGAGTGTGGTCCGGCTCGTCGCGCAGGGCTGCTCGAACCTCGAGGTGGCGGCGGAACTCGGGCTGAGCCAGTCGACGGTCAAGACCCACGTGTCCCGGATGCTGGCCCGGCTGGACCTGCGCAGCCGCACCCAGCTGGCCGCCTTCGCCCGCGATCTCGGCATCGTGTGA
- a CDS encoding AraC family transcriptional regulator: protein MRDEVSRVWAPHTLRVLGGDPRLNARMHYARLRDLSVSALTYGGTVWFTSRPAESFFTVFVPLAGEAEARCGADRVALSTATAAVLSPGDPVALRWPGDCAQLVVRLERTGLEARLSDLLGAPLRRPLRFAPAMAVGSGNGLSWLRGLRMLVTELERPGSLLERRAVAEMFERTLVTALLLGQPSNYTRMLDGEVPAAPTRAVSIALEWIDNHPKWQHTTASLAREADVTERSLQLGFRKHLKMGPMEYLREIRLRGVRDQLRAAQSDAVTVTEIAAEWGFLHAGHFAARYQQRFGERPSQTLRR from the coding sequence GTGCGCGACGAAGTGAGCCGGGTTTGGGCACCGCACACCCTCCGGGTGCTCGGTGGCGACCCGCGGCTGAACGCGCGAATGCACTACGCGCGGTTGCGCGATTTGTCGGTCAGCGCCCTCACCTACGGCGGAACGGTGTGGTTCACGTCGAGGCCCGCCGAATCGTTCTTCACCGTGTTCGTCCCGCTGGCGGGCGAAGCGGAGGCGCGCTGCGGCGCCGACCGGGTGGCGCTGAGCACCGCGACGGCCGCGGTGCTCTCGCCGGGCGACCCGGTGGCGCTGCGCTGGCCGGGGGACTGCGCGCAACTGGTCGTGCGGCTGGAGCGCACCGGGCTGGAGGCCCGGCTGAGCGACCTGCTCGGCGCGCCGCTGCGCCGGCCGCTGCGGTTCGCGCCGGCGATGGCCGTGGGCTCGGGCAACGGCCTGAGCTGGCTGCGCGGCCTGCGGATGCTGGTCACCGAGCTCGAGCGGCCCGGCTCGCTGCTCGAGCGGCGGGCGGTCGCGGAGATGTTCGAGCGCACGCTGGTCACCGCGCTGTTGCTGGGGCAGCCCAGCAACTACACCAGGATGCTCGACGGCGAGGTGCCCGCGGCGCCGACCCGCGCGGTGAGCATCGCACTGGAGTGGATCGACAACCACCCCAAGTGGCAGCACACGACAGCCAGCCTGGCGCGGGAGGCCGACGTCACCGAGCGGTCCCTGCAGCTGGGCTTCCGCAAGCACCTCAAGATGGGGCCGATGGAGTACCTGCGCGAGATCCGCCTCCGCGGGGTGCGCGACCAGTTGCGGGCGGCCCAGTCGGACGCCGTCACGGTGACCGAGATCGCGGCGGAATGGGGTTTCCTGCACGCGGGGCACTTCGCCGCGCGCTACCAGCAGCGGTTCGGGGAACGGCCGTCGCAAACGCTGCGCCGCTGA
- a CDS encoding ATP-binding cassette domain-containing protein — MIRVENLVKRFGRTTALDRVGFAVEAGTVVGVLGPNGAGKTTMVRVLATLLRPDEGLVRVGGLDVTREPARVRALLGLTGQYASVDGDLTGTENLVLFGRLLGLSRSAARDRAADLLERFELGPAAARPASTYSGGMRRRLDLAAGLVGAPRVLCLDEPTTGLDPHVRRELWQVVRELVTDGVTVLLTTQYLEEADRLADRVTVFDAGRVVADGTPAELKRRIGGRTVQVRPALAADLDATARVLGRVTGTTPARDVAGGLLTAPAPDPMVLSALVRKLDQAGLAVAELGLRLPSLDEVFLALTGKPAEVPAARAGSAG, encoded by the coding sequence ATGATCCGCGTGGAGAACCTGGTCAAACGGTTCGGGCGGACCACAGCGCTCGACCGGGTCGGGTTCGCCGTCGAGGCGGGCACGGTGGTCGGCGTGCTCGGGCCGAACGGCGCCGGGAAGACGACCATGGTCCGGGTACTGGCCACGCTCCTGCGGCCGGACGAGGGCCTGGTCCGGGTCGGGGGCCTCGACGTGACGCGCGAACCGGCGCGGGTTCGCGCGCTGCTCGGCCTCACCGGCCAGTACGCGTCCGTCGACGGGGACCTGACGGGCACGGAGAACCTGGTGCTGTTCGGCCGCCTGCTGGGGCTGTCCCGCTCCGCGGCGCGGGACCGGGCGGCGGACCTGCTCGAGCGCTTCGAGCTCGGACCGGCCGCCGCCCGGCCCGCGTCGACGTACTCCGGCGGCATGCGCCGCCGGCTCGACCTGGCCGCCGGCCTGGTCGGTGCGCCGCGGGTGCTCTGCCTCGACGAACCGACCACCGGCCTGGACCCGCACGTGCGGCGCGAACTGTGGCAGGTGGTCCGGGAGCTGGTGACCGACGGCGTCACGGTGCTGCTCACCACGCAGTACCTGGAGGAGGCCGACCGGCTCGCCGACCGCGTGACGGTGTTCGACGCCGGCCGCGTCGTGGCCGACGGCACCCCCGCCGAGCTCAAGCGGCGCATCGGCGGCCGTACGGTCCAGGTCCGGCCGGCGCTGGCCGCGGACCTGGACGCAACGGCCCGAGTCCTGGGCCGGGTGACCGGCACCACCCCGGCCCGCGACGTCGCCGGCGGCCTGCTCACCGCGCCCGCCCCCGACCCGATGGTGCTGTCGGCGCTGGTCCGCAAGCTGGACCAGGCGGGGTTGGCGGTGGCCGAGCTGGGCCTGCGGCTGCCCAGCCTGGACGAGGTCTTCCTGGCGCTGACCGGAAAACCGGCGGAGGTCCCCGCGGCGCGCGCCGGGAGCGCGGGATGA
- a CDS encoding ABC transporter permease, which yields MNSRVAPTQALRHGLILAGRGVRKIRRNPEHLVDVTVQPLLFLVMFGYLFGGAIAGSPDAYLRDLVPGLMVPSVLMATLSAGVGLNADAGSGVFDRFRSMPIARSAPLTGVVLAGAVRYLVAIAVLLAAGAVLGYRVGTGPLGVLAATAILVAAGLCFCWVTVFLGMVLRDRDAVQGTAVALFMPMVFASTVFVPAATMPGWLRAWSGVNPVSLLADVVRGLLGGGPVAGPLTGALAWSAGVLLVFFPLAIRAYHRRVG from the coding sequence ATGAACAGCCGGGTCGCACCCACCCAGGCCCTCCGCCACGGGCTGATCCTCGCCGGCCGGGGCGTGCGCAAGATCCGCCGCAACCCCGAGCACCTGGTCGACGTGACCGTGCAGCCGCTGCTGTTCCTCGTCATGTTCGGCTACCTCTTCGGCGGCGCGATCGCCGGCAGCCCGGACGCCTACCTGCGGGACCTCGTCCCCGGGCTGATGGTGCCGAGCGTGCTGATGGCCACCCTCTCGGCCGGGGTCGGGCTGAACGCCGACGCGGGCAGCGGCGTGTTCGACCGGTTCCGCAGCATGCCCATCGCCCGCTCGGCGCCGCTGACCGGCGTGGTCCTGGCCGGCGCGGTCCGCTACCTGGTCGCCATCGCCGTGCTGCTCGCGGCGGGTGCCGTCCTCGGCTACCGCGTCGGGACCGGGCCGCTCGGGGTCCTGGCCGCGACGGCGATCCTGGTGGCCGCCGGGCTGTGCTTCTGCTGGGTCACCGTGTTCCTCGGCATGGTGCTGCGCGACCGGGACGCGGTGCAGGGCACGGCCGTCGCGCTGTTCATGCCGATGGTGTTCGCGAGCACCGTCTTCGTGCCCGCCGCGACCATGCCGGGCTGGCTGCGGGCCTGGTCCGGCGTCAACCCGGTGAGCCTGCTCGCGGACGTCGTGCGCGGCCTGCTGGGCGGCGGCCCGGTCGCGGGCCCGCTCACCGGCGCGCTGGCCTGGTCCGCCGGAGTGCTGCTCGTGTTCTTCCCCCTGGCGATCCGCGCCTACCACCGGCGCGTCGGATGA
- a CDS encoding DUF5988 family protein translates to MGSAEPTVEVTLKGAPDGMPETVLVRRAELAADRLKIPYLAGYEHFVPLEDLSGVPEDGAVFVWCDRTKFAE, encoded by the coding sequence ATGGGCTCAGCCGAGCCGACCGTGGAAGTGACCTTGAAGGGAGCACCCGACGGAATGCCCGAAACCGTGCTCGTCCGCCGCGCCGAGCTGGCCGCGGACCGGCTGAAGATCCCGTACCTGGCGGGATACGAGCACTTCGTCCCCTTGGAAGACCTCAGCGGAGTACCGGAAGACGGCGCCGTCTTCGTCTGGTGCGACCGGACGAAATTCGCGGAATAG
- a CDS encoding 3-oxoacyl-ACP synthase III family protein: MNTAILGTGSYLPETVLTSAELGRRLGLGEQWIFDKTRIAERRVAAPDEATSDLATRAAEHALRAANLAATDIDLLIVATSTPDQPIPATACAVQANLGAMRAAAFDVDSVCSGFVYALVTAHALLEADPLPRNALVIGADTYSRILNYEDRRTCVLFGDGAGAVVLGKRGGGRGLLSSALGSDGTTADYVTVPGGGSRRPASAATIAAGEHYFAMRGRQVRDLASRVLPELVVDVAKAAELEVSEIDLIVPHQANGRMLEELAGTLDLRPEQMHLTVGRYGNTGAASVPITLDDAVRSGRLFDDDVVLLVAFGGGMSWGGATLRWTRPRKPAEAR, encoded by the coding sequence ATGAACACCGCCATCCTCGGAACCGGCTCCTACCTGCCGGAGACCGTCCTCACCAGCGCCGAGCTCGGCCGCCGCCTCGGCCTCGGCGAACAGTGGATCTTCGACAAGACCCGGATCGCCGAGCGCCGGGTCGCGGCGCCGGACGAAGCGACGTCCGACCTGGCCACCCGGGCCGCCGAACACGCCCTGCGCGCGGCGAACCTCGCCGCCACGGACATCGACCTGCTGATCGTCGCCACCTCGACGCCCGACCAGCCGATCCCGGCCACCGCCTGCGCGGTCCAGGCCAACCTCGGCGCGATGCGCGCGGCGGCCTTCGACGTCGACTCGGTGTGCAGCGGGTTCGTCTACGCCCTGGTCACCGCGCACGCGCTGCTCGAGGCGGATCCCTTGCCCCGCAATGCCCTCGTCATCGGCGCGGACACCTACTCGCGCATCCTGAACTACGAGGACCGCCGCACCTGCGTGCTCTTCGGCGACGGGGCGGGCGCGGTCGTGCTCGGCAAGCGCGGCGGCGGCCGCGGGCTGCTGTCGAGCGCGCTGGGCTCGGACGGGACGACGGCCGACTACGTCACCGTGCCCGGTGGCGGCAGCCGCCGCCCGGCGAGCGCGGCCACCATCGCCGCGGGCGAGCACTACTTCGCCATGCGCGGCAGGCAGGTCCGCGACCTCGCCTCCCGGGTGCTGCCCGAGCTCGTCGTCGACGTCGCGAAGGCGGCGGAGCTCGAGGTGTCGGAGATCGACCTCATCGTGCCGCACCAGGCGAACGGCCGGATGCTGGAGGAACTCGCCGGCACCCTCGACCTGCGCCCGGAGCAGATGCACCTGACCGTCGGGCGCTACGGCAACACCGGCGCGGCCTCGGTCCCGATCACCCTCGACGACGCCGTCCGCTCCGGGCGGCTGTTCGACGACGACGTCGTCCTGCTCGTGGCCTTCGGCGGCGGGATGAGCTGGGGCGGGGCCACACTGCGGTGGACGCGGCCGCGCAAGCCCGCGGAGGCCCGGTGA